A genomic window from Agrobacterium tumefaciens includes:
- a CDS encoding acyl-CoA dehydrogenase, with the protein MSEHAAFNWQDPFLLEDQLTDDERMIRDAAAAFGKSELLPRVSEAYLSETTEPELFRLMGRTGLLGVTLPEEYGAANASYVAYGLVAREVERIDSGYRSMMSVQSSLVIHPIFAYGSDEQKKKYLPGLVSGELIGCFGLTEPDAGSDPGGMKTRAEKIAGGYRLRGSKMWISNAPIADVFVVWAKSEAHDNQIRGFVLEKGMKGLSAPKIGGKLSLRASITGEIVLDGVEVGEDALLPNVSGLKGPFGCLNRARYGISWGVMGAAEDCWFRALQYGLDRKQFGKPLAGMQLYQKKLADMQTEIALGLQASLRVGRLMDEHRMAPEMISIIKRNNCGKALDIARQARDMHGGNGIQIEYHVMRHAQNLETVNTYEGTHDVHALILGRAQTGIQAFF; encoded by the coding sequence GTGAGCGAACACGCAGCATTCAATTGGCAGGACCCTTTTCTGCTCGAAGACCAACTGACCGACGACGAGCGGATGATCCGCGACGCCGCCGCCGCCTTCGGCAAATCGGAACTTCTGCCGCGTGTCTCCGAGGCCTATCTTTCCGAGACCACCGAGCCTGAACTGTTTCGCCTGATGGGCCGCACCGGCCTTCTCGGCGTCACCCTGCCGGAAGAATATGGCGCAGCCAATGCAAGTTACGTGGCCTATGGTCTCGTCGCCCGCGAAGTGGAACGGATCGACAGCGGTTACCGCTCGATGATGAGCGTGCAGTCCTCGCTCGTCATCCATCCGATCTTCGCCTATGGCTCCGACGAGCAGAAGAAGAAATATCTGCCCGGCCTCGTCTCGGGGGAGCTGATCGGCTGTTTCGGCCTGACCGAGCCGGATGCCGGTTCCGATCCCGGCGGCATGAAGACCCGCGCTGAAAAGATCGCCGGCGGCTATCGCCTGCGCGGTTCAAAAATGTGGATTTCCAATGCGCCGATCGCCGATGTCTTCGTCGTCTGGGCGAAATCGGAAGCCCATGACAACCAGATCCGCGGTTTCGTGCTGGAAAAGGGCATGAAGGGTCTCTCCGCCCCCAAGATCGGCGGCAAGCTGTCGCTGCGCGCCTCCATTACGGGCGAGATCGTTCTGGACGGCGTGGAAGTGGGCGAAGACGCGCTGCTGCCCAATGTCTCCGGCCTGAAAGGCCCGTTCGGCTGCCTCAACCGCGCTCGTTACGGCATTTCCTGGGGGGTCATGGGTGCGGCGGAAGATTGCTGGTTCCGCGCCCTGCAATATGGTCTCGACCGCAAGCAGTTCGGCAAGCCGCTGGCCGGCATGCAGCTTTACCAGAAGAAGCTCGCCGACATGCAGACCGAAATCGCCCTCGGCCTTCAGGCATCGTTGCGCGTCGGCCGTCTGATGGACGAACACAGAATGGCGCCGGAAATGATCTCCATCATCAAGCGCAACAATTGCGGCAAGGCGCTGGACATCGCCCGCCAGGCCCGCGACATGCATGGCGGCAACGGTATCCAGATCGAATATCACGTCATGCGCCACGCCCAGAACCTCGAGACGGTCAATACCTATGAGGGCACGCATGACGTTCACGCGCTGATCCTCGGCCGGGCGCAGACGGGCATTCAGGCGTTTTTCTGA
- a CDS encoding IclR family transcriptional regulator produces MDEEPENLSENEGEKRSALIQSVSIAARFLNLLARSDKALALGELAKRAGTGRSTAHRYLQSLVREGLVTQDPASGSYDLGPAALGIGISALRRINPVETAGRQMKNLASQIGASCGVAIWTDRGPTVVQWHRSASFSISTVALGDVLPLDNSACGLVFQAYLSADRVAAVRKLQPAAFRGSRPDTGILHGIRETGGAELNEHLFSALTGKAAPVFDAQGEICCVVTTVSFLATAETEGHFQQLLEAARKATKESGGS; encoded by the coding sequence ATGGATGAAGAGCCGGAAAATCTGTCGGAAAACGAGGGGGAGAAGCGCTCTGCCCTCATTCAGTCGGTGTCGATTGCGGCGCGCTTTCTCAATCTTCTCGCCAGATCGGACAAGGCGCTTGCGCTCGGCGAACTTGCAAAACGCGCCGGCACCGGCCGCTCGACCGCGCACCGTTACCTGCAAAGCCTCGTGCGCGAAGGGCTGGTGACGCAGGATCCCGCAAGCGGCAGCTACGATCTCGGTCCGGCGGCGCTTGGGATCGGCATCAGCGCGCTCAGGCGAATCAATCCAGTCGAAACCGCCGGTCGGCAGATGAAGAACCTGGCCTCGCAGATCGGCGCCAGCTGTGGTGTGGCGATCTGGACCGATCGTGGCCCAACTGTGGTGCAATGGCACCGGAGCGCCAGCTTCTCCATCAGCACCGTGGCGCTCGGCGATGTTCTGCCGCTGGACAACAGCGCCTGCGGGCTGGTTTTCCAGGCTTATCTGAGCGCTGACAGAGTAGCGGCAGTGCGCAAGCTGCAACCGGCAGCCTTTCGCGGCTCCCGTCCCGACACCGGAATTCTGCACGGCATTCGGGAAACAGGCGGCGCGGAACTCAACGAACATCTGTTTTCAGCCCTCACAGGCAAGGCCGCCCCGGTTTTCGACGCCCAGGGCGAAATCTGTTGCGTCGTCACCACCGTATCCTTCCTGGCGACTGCCGAGACCGAAGGCCATTTTCAGCAGCTTCTCGAAGCTGCCAGAAAGGCGACGAAGGAATCTGGCGGATCGTAA
- a CDS encoding TonB-dependent receptor, with product MSGVSVLTLSALFVTPVFGQDQQAAAPGTTVLKPIVVTGEKVARDMKNTASSVSVVSSEKIKKEKTGDPTVSEAIKDIPNIVYTDNVSAPIIRGQDTQGPNTGSIAFFTGTVPRATINVDGHYLGYNEFIYGASSIWDVDSIEVFRGPQTTSQGANAIAGAILVNTKDPTFTPEASYQAEIGNYHQKRGSFALSGPLIEDELAARMAIDYSGRDTFIDYISSAFAHDGTDQNFKEFNGRFKLLWEPAEIPGLSTKLTYSYNASNRPSQEAASRPFEDLNHITTTMPSFSQYTNTGILDVNYDFENGVKLFNQTQFSSSIAKRRVGIANNGDADVDLKNTSHETRVTFGDQEDVLSGVAGIYYAHTQADEVLYLRGTSRFDDTKDNLGLFSELSYRLTDQWTLTGGLRYQQDQIQRSGYRTLSATSRSSVNYDETFSEILPKASLAYAINDDWTVGGLISRGYNPGGVAFDLTTSKWRTFDKETIWNYELFTRANLLDDTLTVNGNLFYMDMKNAQFNVPVVVSTGISESYTVNAEEAHAYGLEIGVDYQVLDNLTLKASAGLLKTKIDEISSNAAYVGKEFAKSPGYSFTVGASWDVTDKFTVSGQVRHLDGYYSDTDNKAIYAIDPYTIADLRASYKFKEELEFYAYVKNVFDERAPTLMKENRGIGGIEASMTEPRMFGIGVRGTF from the coding sequence ATGAGCGGGGTTAGCGTTTTGACGCTGTCGGCTTTGTTTGTGACGCCGGTTTTCGGCCAGGATCAGCAGGCTGCGGCGCCGGGAACGACCGTTCTCAAGCCGATTGTCGTGACCGGTGAAAAAGTCGCGCGCGACATGAAGAACACGGCGTCGTCCGTTTCAGTCGTCTCCAGCGAGAAAATCAAGAAAGAAAAGACCGGCGACCCGACCGTATCCGAGGCGATCAAGGATATTCCGAACATCGTCTACACCGACAATGTCAGCGCGCCCATCATTCGCGGGCAGGATACGCAGGGACCGAATACGGGCTCCATCGCCTTCTTCACCGGCACGGTGCCGCGCGCCACGATCAATGTCGACGGCCACTATCTCGGCTACAATGAATTCATCTATGGCGCCTCCTCCATCTGGGATGTCGACAGCATCGAAGTCTTCCGCGGTCCGCAGACAACCTCGCAGGGCGCCAACGCCATTGCCGGTGCGATCCTCGTCAATACAAAGGACCCGACCTTTACGCCGGAGGCATCCTATCAGGCTGAAATCGGCAACTATCACCAGAAGCGGGGTTCATTCGCACTTTCCGGCCCCCTGATCGAAGATGAGCTGGCGGCGCGTATGGCGATCGACTATTCCGGCCGCGACACCTTCATCGATTACATTAGCTCGGCTTTTGCCCATGACGGCACGGACCAGAACTTCAAGGAGTTCAACGGACGCTTCAAGCTTCTGTGGGAACCGGCTGAAATTCCCGGCCTTTCGACCAAGCTGACCTATTCCTACAACGCTTCGAACCGGCCGAGCCAGGAGGCGGCGTCGCGCCCCTTCGAGGATCTCAACCACATTACCACGACGATGCCGAGCTTCAGCCAGTATACCAATACCGGGATTCTGGACGTCAATTATGATTTCGAAAACGGCGTGAAACTGTTCAACCAGACGCAGTTTTCCTCGTCCATCGCCAAGCGCCGGGTCGGCATTGCGAATAATGGCGATGCGGATGTTGATCTCAAGAACACGTCGCATGAAACGCGCGTGACCTTCGGCGATCAGGAAGATGTGCTGAGCGGTGTTGCCGGTATTTATTACGCCCACACGCAGGCCGACGAAGTTCTTTATCTGCGCGGGACGTCCAGATTTGACGATACCAAGGACAATCTCGGTCTTTTCAGCGAGTTGAGCTATCGCCTGACCGACCAATGGACCCTGACCGGCGGCCTGCGCTACCAGCAGGACCAGATTCAGCGCAGCGGTTATCGCACGTTGAGCGCGACCTCCAGAAGCTCGGTCAATTATGACGAAACCTTCTCGGAAATTCTGCCAAAAGCCTCGTTGGCCTACGCCATCAATGACGACTGGACGGTGGGCGGCCTGATCAGCCGCGGTTACAATCCCGGCGGTGTCGCATTCGACCTGACGACCAGCAAATGGCGGACCTTCGACAAGGAAACCATCTGGAACTACGAGCTGTTCACGCGTGCCAACCTGCTGGACGATACGCTGACGGTAAACGGCAACCTGTTCTACATGGACATGAAGAACGCCCAGTTTAACGTGCCGGTGGTTGTCTCCACGGGCATCAGCGAATCCTACACCGTCAATGCCGAGGAGGCGCATGCCTATGGTCTGGAAATCGGCGTGGATTATCAGGTCCTCGACAATCTGACACTGAAGGCCAGCGCGGGTCTACTGAAGACGAAGATCGACGAGATTTCCAGCAACGCCGCCTATGTCGGCAAGGAATTCGCCAAATCGCCGGGTTACAGCTTCACCGTCGGCGCCAGCTGGGACGTGACCGATAAATTCACCGTTTCAGGGCAGGTGCGCCATCTCGACGGTTATTATTCGGACACGGACAACAAGGCCATTTATGCGATCGACCCCTATACGATCGCGGATTTGCGGGCGAGCTACAAGTTCAAGGAAGAGCTTGAATTCTACGCCTACGTCAAGAACGTCTTCGACGAGCGCGCACCGACGCTGATGAAGGAAAACCGCGGCATTGGCGGCATCGAGGCCAGCATGACCGAACCGCGCATGTTCGGCATCGGCGTGCGCGGCACGTTCTGA
- a CDS encoding ABC transporter ATP-binding protein codes for MYPVLDATDLHASYGPIPVLQGLSTRFQAGRVTALVGPNGCGKSTLLKTIMGFVPLSSGEISLGGRLVGEIGRRELARRIAYLPQECHCPDYMTLGELIELAGYARYGLGGGPSERDRALFAEALRIVGLEDKARAQVNTLSGGQRQRAFIAMVLAQDTDVILMDEPVNHLDMKYQYAVLGLVRELTDRHGKTVIVVLHDLNLASTFADDVVMLKAGRVLASGPVAKTVTPENVAEVFDLEADIFSRQGRLICVPRLERQEQAIPA; via the coding sequence TTGTATCCGGTGCTTGACGCCACGGACCTTCACGCCAGCTACGGCCCCATCCCCGTCTTGCAGGGACTGTCCACCCGCTTTCAGGCCGGCCGCGTCACCGCGCTGGTCGGTCCCAATGGATGTGGCAAGTCGACGCTGTTGAAAACCATCATGGGTTTCGTGCCTTTGTCATCAGGCGAGATAAGCCTTGGCGGGCGTTTGGTCGGCGAGATCGGGCGTCGGGAACTGGCCCGCCGCATCGCCTATCTGCCGCAGGAATGCCATTGCCCCGACTATATGACGCTTGGTGAATTGATCGAGCTTGCAGGTTATGCGCGTTACGGACTTGGCGGCGGTCCGTCCGAGCGGGACCGCGCACTTTTTGCGGAGGCGCTGAGGATCGTCGGGCTGGAAGACAAGGCAAGGGCGCAGGTCAACACGCTATCCGGTGGCCAGCGCCAGCGCGCCTTCATCGCCATGGTGCTGGCGCAGGACACGGACGTGATCCTGATGGACGAGCCGGTCAACCACCTCGACATGAAATATCAATATGCCGTTCTCGGCCTCGTGCGCGAGCTGACGGACAGGCACGGCAAGACGGTCATCGTCGTGCTGCACGATCTCAACCTCGCCTCCACTTTCGCCGACGACGTCGTCATGCTGAAGGCCGGGCGGGTTCTGGCATCCGGGCCGGTTGCAAAAACGGTTACGCCCGAAAATGTCGCTGAGGTCTTCGATCTCGAGGCCGACATATTTTCCCGGCAGGGGCGGCTCATCTGCGTGCCCCGCCTCGAGCGGCAGGAACAGGCCATTCCGGCATGA
- a CDS encoding iron ABC transporter permease, whose amino-acid sequence MTSKITLIFAAALLLAIILVINLVLMAADMPLAEIVATLLRGDAETYEQSVLLYQQIPRLLIAIYVGATTAVSGCVLQGLARNPLASPSTLGLNAGATLFVVSGALVFDFPSEVQGLVALFGAGFGFGACFLVARLAGRANDPRGLSLILSGALVSMLLIGMTNALLLSNPTRRAEFLSWVGGNINHVYAERLTDFWWIGAIALAMLWSVARPLTLVLLGTEKAASAGVNVTRVSRVALFATMLASGSAVAICGPIGFVGLIVPHMVRPLVGVDFRLALPASALVGASLCILADLGAQTLFRPYVVNTGLFMDLLGGLVFIVIVKRFYLSPSARGLS is encoded by the coding sequence ATGACGTCGAAAATAACGCTGATCTTCGCCGCGGCCCTGCTGCTGGCCATTATTCTCGTCATCAACCTCGTGCTGATGGCTGCCGACATGCCACTTGCCGAAATCGTGGCGACACTTCTGCGTGGCGATGCCGAAACCTATGAACAGTCGGTTCTCCTCTATCAACAGATCCCGCGCTTGCTGATTGCGATTTATGTCGGCGCTACCACCGCCGTCAGCGGCTGTGTGCTGCAGGGCCTTGCCCGCAATCCCCTCGCCTCGCCCTCTACCCTGGGCCTGAATGCAGGTGCGACGCTTTTTGTGGTCTCCGGCGCGCTGGTGTTCGATTTCCCTTCCGAGGTGCAGGGGCTTGTCGCGCTTTTCGGCGCCGGTTTCGGCTTTGGCGCCTGCTTCCTTGTCGCCCGGCTGGCCGGACGGGCAAACGATCCGCGCGGCCTGTCGCTCATCCTTTCCGGCGCGCTTGTCTCGATGCTGTTGATCGGCATGACCAACGCCCTGCTTCTGTCAAACCCCACACGGCGGGCAGAATTCCTGAGCTGGGTCGGCGGCAACATCAACCATGTCTATGCCGAGCGCCTCACCGATTTCTGGTGGATCGGCGCCATTGCGCTGGCAATGCTGTGGTCGGTCGCCCGTCCGCTGACGCTTGTTCTGCTGGGTACGGAAAAGGCCGCCTCCGCCGGCGTCAATGTCACGCGCGTTTCGCGGGTCGCACTTTTCGCCACCATGCTGGCCTCCGGCTCGGCCGTTGCGATTTGCGGTCCGATCGGCTTTGTCGGCCTCATCGTGCCGCATATGGTCCGGCCGCTGGTCGGGGTGGACTTCAGGCTCGCTTTGCCCGCTTCCGCCCTTGTCGGTGCAAGTCTCTGCATACTCGCCGACCTTGGGGCGCAGACCCTGTTCAGGCCCTATGTGGTCAATACCGGTCTGTTCATGGACCTGCTCGGCGGCCTTGTCTTCATCGTCATCGTCAAGCGCTTTTATCTTTCGCCTTCGGCACGGGGGCTGTCATGA
- a CDS encoding NtaA/DmoA family FMN-dependent monooxygenase (This protein belongs to a clade of FMN-dependent monooxygenases, within a broader family of flavin-dependent oxidoreductases, the luciferase-like monooxygenase (LMM) family, some of whose members use coenzyme F420 rather than FMN.), producing MSVALKLHVGMSLAPTWLSGEAWRRVDSDIGGVFSSDYFVDLAKRAEAAHVDFVFRPDTLFLRTEGLETGGAFASMDPTMLLAAIARETSHVGLLSTVSTTFLPPYVVARQIQSLNWLSNGRAGWNIVTALDGHENFGLKEMPSPQERYERAAEFTQVVRQLWASFPNEALKLDKESGRFADSSLVRPLAHAGKHFSVKGPLNLPAHASRIPLVQAGASPEGRDFASSVADAVFASTPDMQAAIELRADLRRRAEDHGRKPDGVKLMPGLSLYLADTKKEALDLFAATHGRANHARTFASIHNLTGLDLSDWPLTRVVTASDLPPPPDTPRSRTHANLLRRLIERETLSVGDLLRRPEVMGSGHWQIIGTVEDAFETIREWTAAGAIDGFVAVPSGSVASMRLVLERLLPRLGDAGLFRTAYSGRTFAEHLAE from the coding sequence ATGTCAGTCGCGCTCAAGCTTCACGTCGGCATGTCGCTGGCCCCAACCTGGCTCAGCGGCGAGGCATGGCGGCGTGTGGACAGCGATATAGGCGGGGTGTTTTCCAGCGATTATTTCGTCGATCTGGCAAAGCGGGCGGAAGCCGCGCATGTGGATTTCGTGTTTCGTCCCGACACGCTTTTCCTGCGCACTGAAGGGCTGGAAACTGGCGGCGCATTTGCGAGCATGGACCCGACCATGCTTCTTGCCGCAATCGCGCGGGAGACCAGCCATGTTGGTCTGTTATCCACCGTTTCGACGACATTCCTGCCGCCCTATGTGGTTGCCCGCCAGATACAGTCGCTGAACTGGCTGAGCAACGGCCGGGCGGGGTGGAACATCGTCACGGCGCTGGATGGCCATGAAAATTTCGGCCTCAAGGAAATGCCGTCGCCGCAGGAGCGTTATGAGCGCGCCGCCGAGTTCACGCAGGTGGTGCGGCAGCTCTGGGCGAGCTTTCCAAACGAGGCGCTGAAGCTGGACAAGGAAAGCGGTCGTTTTGCCGATTCGTCGCTGGTGCGGCCGCTCGCGCACGCGGGGAAGCATTTCAGCGTCAAAGGCCCGCTCAACCTGCCGGCCCATGCCAGCCGCATTCCCCTGGTGCAGGCGGGGGCTTCGCCGGAAGGGCGAGATTTCGCCTCATCCGTGGCGGATGCGGTCTTTGCCTCCACGCCGGATATGCAAGCGGCCATCGAACTCAGGGCTGATTTGCGACGGCGCGCTGAGGACCATGGTCGCAAGCCCGACGGGGTGAAGCTGATGCCGGGTCTCAGCCTTTACCTAGCGGATACGAAAAAAGAGGCGCTGGACCTGTTTGCGGCGACCCATGGGCGGGCTAATCACGCCCGTACCTTTGCATCCATTCATAATCTGACGGGTCTGGATCTATCGGACTGGCCGCTCACGCGGGTCGTCACCGCCTCCGATCTGCCGCCGCCGCCCGACACACCCAGAAGCCGCACCCATGCCAACCTGCTGCGCCGGTTGATCGAGCGGGAAACGCTGAGCGTCGGCGATCTGCTGCGGCGGCCCGAAGTAATGGGATCGGGCCACTGGCAGATCATCGGCACGGTCGAGGACGCCTTCGAGACTATCCGCGAATGGACGGCCGCCGGTGCGATAGACGGATTTGTCGCGGTGCCAAGCGGTTCCGTTGCGTCAATGCGGCTGGTGCTGGAGCGGCTGCTTCCCCGGCTTGGCGATGCGGGGCTTTTCCGCACGGCCTATTCCGGCCGCACCTTTGCGGAGCATCTGGCCGAATAG
- a CDS encoding iron ABC transporter permease, with amino-acid sequence MRKQFATDGKAVLRLPGGLQLGIGNLKAGFALILLALSLAAISASLGNTETGLIELLHGLVGGHLSDDQAYALWTVRLPRILLGFMAGWSVALAGAMLQSVARNPLADPGLFGLSQGSMTTIMLLLVLVPAAPKTLVALAAVGGGLAVAFLLIALVGRERSSGLAILLMGIAIESALSSVSSVLLLYTPTETSLSLADWMAGSLFQASWSTILVFAPLFTTSLAGIFLIGRALAVFDLGNEMAMALGETVKRSRPLVIVFAVILSAASVTAVGPLTFLGVIAPQLATFVSPAVGRARLFLSGLTGGILVVTADTLSRGLVADTPMPIGLALTLIGVPLFILTLRLQALRRTNRH; translated from the coding sequence ATGAGGAAGCAATTCGCCACCGATGGCAAAGCGGTCCTTCGGCTGCCGGGCGGCCTGCAGCTTGGCATCGGCAATCTGAAGGCCGGCTTTGCGCTGATCCTGCTGGCGCTTTCGCTCGCCGCCATTTCCGCCAGCCTCGGCAATACCGAGACAGGTCTCATCGAGCTCCTGCACGGCCTTGTCGGCGGGCATCTGAGCGACGATCAGGCCTATGCGCTGTGGACGGTGCGGCTGCCGCGCATCCTGCTCGGTTTCATGGCCGGCTGGAGTGTTGCGCTGGCCGGCGCCATGCTGCAATCCGTCGCCCGCAATCCGCTCGCCGATCCCGGCCTGTTTGGTCTCAGCCAGGGATCGATGACCACCATCATGCTGCTTCTGGTGCTGGTGCCGGCCGCGCCAAAGACCCTGGTGGCGCTTGCGGCGGTCGGCGGCGGCCTGGCCGTAGCCTTCCTGCTGATCGCGCTTGTCGGACGCGAACGTTCCAGCGGGCTTGCCATCCTGTTGATGGGCATCGCAATCGAATCCGCCCTTTCCTCCGTTTCCTCCGTGCTTTTGCTCTACACGCCGACGGAAACCTCGCTGTCGCTGGCGGACTGGATGGCAGGTTCGCTGTTTCAGGCGAGCTGGTCGACCATTCTCGTTTTCGCGCCACTTTTCACGACGAGCCTTGCCGGCATTTTCCTCATCGGCCGGGCGCTCGCAGTGTTCGATCTCGGCAATGAGATGGCCATGGCGCTCGGTGAAACGGTCAAACGCTCGCGCCCGCTCGTCATCGTTTTCGCGGTCATCCTCAGTGCCGCTTCCGTCACAGCAGTCGGCCCCCTCACCTTTCTCGGCGTCATCGCCCCGCAGCTCGCCACCTTCGTTTCGCCCGCCGTCGGCCGCGCCAGGCTTTTCCTGTCGGGGCTCACCGGTGGCATTCTGGTCGTGACCGCCGATACGCTTTCGCGTGGTTTGGTGGCCGACACGCCGATGCCGATCGGGCTTGCGCTGACGCTGATCGGCGTGCCGCTTTTCATCCTCACGCTGCGCCTGCAGGCGCTGCGCAGAACCAA
- a CDS encoding LacI family transcriptional regulator, giving the protein MASSRPATNLSAIAAALGVSVATVSNALSGKGRVSPELVERIRKTASELGYVPSSAGRALRTGKSGVLGLVLPDIANPLFPQIAQAIEKAAVNAGYGVLIADSRGEIAMQTDAINRLIERGVDGMVVVPRRGTRIADVDCPVAVIDSPSTPGNTVAADHWDGGRQVGEYLAGLGHDRVVLVGKNRDSNVQNDRLGGIRDGLGKACTTQTLWIDAIEKADGAGCRLGLADRVADGFTAFACVSDLHALRALTELQREGIEVPEEASVTGFDDLIFSAVVTPPLTTMRMDMGRIADLAVEALLRAIDGEAGFENGIAAEVKAEISNIPMALIMRGSTGRKKHDAIEAKNTTAGELTP; this is encoded by the coding sequence ATGGCGTCTTCACGGCCTGCCACCAATCTGAGCGCGATAGCAGCGGCACTCGGCGTGTCGGTTGCAACCGTGTCCAATGCGCTGTCTGGCAAGGGTCGGGTTTCGCCGGAGCTGGTGGAGCGCATCCGCAAGACCGCAAGCGAGCTTGGTTATGTGCCGAGTTCGGCGGGCAGGGCGCTTCGCACCGGCAAGAGCGGCGTTCTGGGGCTGGTTCTGCCCGATATTGCCAATCCTCTTTTCCCGCAGATCGCACAGGCCATCGAAAAGGCGGCCGTCAATGCCGGTTACGGTGTGCTGATCGCCGACTCGCGCGGTGAGATCGCCATGCAGACGGATGCCATCAACCGTCTGATCGAGCGCGGGGTGGATGGCATGGTGGTCGTTCCCCGCCGGGGCACGCGCATCGCCGATGTCGACTGTCCGGTGGCGGTAATCGACAGTCCATCGACACCTGGAAACACAGTTGCCGCCGACCATTGGGATGGCGGCAGGCAGGTCGGCGAATATCTGGCGGGGCTTGGCCACGACAGGGTGGTGCTGGTGGGCAAGAACCGCGATTCCAACGTGCAGAACGACCGCCTTGGCGGCATTCGCGATGGGCTCGGCAAGGCCTGCACCACGCAGACGCTATGGATAGATGCCATTGAAAAGGCTGATGGCGCGGGTTGCCGTCTTGGCCTCGCTGACAGGGTTGCGGATGGTTTTACCGCCTTCGCCTGCGTATCGGACCTGCATGCGCTGCGCGCGCTTACCGAATTGCAGCGCGAGGGTATCGAGGTGCCGGAAGAGGCCAGTGTTACGGGCTTCGATGATCTGATTTTTTCGGCCGTCGTGACGCCGCCGCTGACGACGATGCGCATGGATATGGGCCGCATCGCCGATCTGGCGGTCGAGGCGCTGCTGCGCGCAATCGATGGCGAAGCGGGCTTCGAAAACGGCATCGCCGCCGAGGTGAAGGCTGAAATATCGAACATACCGATGGCGCTGATCATGCGCGGCTCCACCGGCAGAAAAAAGCATGATGCGATTGAAGCCAAAAACACGACAGCAGGAGAACTCACACCATGA
- a CDS encoding LysR family transcriptional regulator, with product MTSLSRKLLPSTSALAAFDSVARLGSFSAAADELALTQGAISRQVMSLEEQLGVRLFERGARGVALTTEGSAYAKSIAAALGEIRSASLQIMTKTHGNTLNLAMLPTFGTRWLLPRIPDFVANHPEITINFATRIGQFDFEREQLDMAIHIGQADWPGAESTFLMHEMVAPVCSPEFLKAHPIEKGEHIAALPLLHMASRPGAWSHWFESLGLSLALPQGMRFEQFSSVAQACIAGLGVALMPLFLIDNELKSRQLVKAFDHQAKSPSSYYAVAPLSRANHVPVVLFRDWLVRQVEAYRAASNPQL from the coding sequence ATGACGTCTCTCAGCCGCAAACTTCTGCCCTCCACCAGTGCGCTTGCCGCCTTCGATTCCGTTGCCCGGCTCGGCAGTTTTTCCGCCGCAGCGGACGAGCTTGCATTAACGCAGGGGGCGATCAGCCGGCAGGTTATGTCACTGGAAGAACAGCTTGGCGTGCGCCTGTTCGAGCGCGGCGCACGCGGGGTGGCGCTGACGACCGAGGGCAGCGCCTATGCGAAATCGATTGCCGCAGCCCTTGGCGAGATACGCTCCGCGTCCCTCCAGATCATGACCAAAACGCATGGCAATACACTGAACCTTGCCATGCTGCCGACATTCGGCACCCGCTGGCTTCTGCCGCGTATTCCGGATTTCGTGGCGAACCATCCCGAAATCACCATCAATTTCGCCACCCGTATCGGGCAATTCGATTTTGAGCGCGAGCAGCTGGATATGGCGATCCATATCGGTCAGGCGGACTGGCCGGGGGCGGAAAGCACCTTTCTGATGCATGAAATGGTCGCCCCGGTGTGCAGTCCCGAGTTTCTGAAGGCGCATCCAATCGAAAAGGGCGAACATATTGCGGCGCTTCCGCTTCTGCACATGGCTTCGCGGCCGGGCGCATGGAGCCACTGGTTCGAAAGCCTCGGCCTGTCGCTTGCCCTGCCGCAGGGCATGCGTTTCGAGCAGTTTTCCAGCGTGGCGCAGGCCTGCATCGCCGGACTGGGCGTGGCGCTGATGCCGCTTTTCCTGATCGATAATGAGCTGAAATCGCGGCAGCTGGTGAAAGCCTTCGATCATCAGGCCAAAAGCCCCAGCTCCTATTATGCCGTGGCGCCGCTTTCGCGCGCCAACCACGTTCCGGTCGTGCTGTTTCGCGACTGGCTGGTGCGGCAGGTGGAGGCCTATCGTGCGGCCAGCAATCCACAGCTCTAA